In Natronococcus occultus SP4, the following proteins share a genomic window:
- a CDS encoding helix-hairpin-helix domain-containing protein codes for MFDLQRATIEGSQQLVERSFATRGTVSRMMLTGVKSQESLQRQQLELAQAMTHGTIGTMTAMVPGGNQEPILGGVDESFDQLKTTHAEFYDALERELERDVESVDELSAEFTDAMETSTERLLESSHEIEDRTVENVDELSAQLREQLERTRELQDELESQLEDRTEDVEKLLETQAEQIDAIQEQLEQQAEQAREAGGTSIPIGSDRTIEEIDGIGTMTSDRLSEAGITTVDDLTGSDPETIAEAAEVSTARAREWIDRAEA; via the coding sequence ATGTTCGATCTGCAGCGAGCCACGATCGAGGGAAGCCAGCAGCTCGTCGAGCGGAGCTTCGCGACCCGCGGGACCGTCAGTCGAATGATGCTCACCGGAGTCAAGAGTCAGGAGTCACTCCAGCGCCAGCAACTCGAGCTCGCACAGGCGATGACCCACGGGACGATCGGGACGATGACCGCGATGGTTCCGGGCGGGAACCAGGAGCCGATCCTGGGAGGGGTCGACGAGAGCTTCGACCAGTTGAAAACCACCCACGCGGAGTTCTACGACGCCCTCGAGCGGGAACTCGAGCGGGACGTCGAGAGCGTCGACGAGCTCTCCGCGGAGTTTACCGACGCGATGGAGACGAGCACCGAACGGCTGCTCGAGTCCTCACACGAGATCGAGGACCGGACCGTCGAGAACGTCGACGAGCTCTCCGCGCAGCTTCGCGAACAGCTCGAGCGGACCCGGGAGCTACAGGACGAACTCGAGAGCCAGCTCGAGGACCGGACCGAGGACGTCGAGAAGCTCCTCGAGACCCAGGCCGAGCAGATCGACGCCATCCAGGAGCAACTCGAGCAGCAAGCCGAACAGGCTCGAGAGGCCGGTGGAACGTCGATTCCGATCGGCTCCGACCGCACGATCGAGGAGATCGACGGTATCGGAACGATGACCAGCGACCGACTATCCGAAGCGGGGATCACGACCGTCGACGACCTGACGGGGTCCGATCCGGAGACAATCGCCGAGGCCGCGGAGGTCTCGACCGCACGGGCACGGGAGTGGATCGACCGGGCCGAAGCCTGA
- a CDS encoding spermidine synthase, whose product MRNALPDYRPTKPELAVFVSGITSMGLEILAVRIVAPQFGSHIYTVGGILTVLLAALSLGYWQGGKRASLATLREMSWLMLATAVYVAVVIYASDFLLAYTSTLAIPPRYASLPAVIILFGPPTYLLGFISPYAAELSRKRGIGEASGHVYALGTIGSILGSGATTFVLIPYLSIAQIGLLFGIVLVATALALELPSLPRNPTIASVVVVLLLVTAAGGGPVDFDHRGDVIHESQTPHQHLEVVDDDEIRTMYLDGARHSAMDLEDPDRHVFAYTKYFHLPMLTVDDHEDVDDVLFIGGGGYTGPQDFEERYDVDVDVVEIDPEVTEAAEEYFGLEHGEEMTSYATDGRQFLQNADEEYDVIVLDAYKQDQVPFHMTTAEFMELTADRLSDDGVLLANVVSAPSGSASEFYRAEYATMEEAFPEVYSFRTSDEDSVQNIQLVATTDSETLSQGDLEQRNEERELGVDLSDEVDHYMADPETDDVPVLRDDRAPVDSLLDPMLGQRYVIEETESSEPTTANPAIAPVST is encoded by the coding sequence ATGCGGAACGCCCTCCCCGATTACCGGCCCACGAAGCCCGAGCTCGCCGTCTTCGTCTCGGGGATCACCAGCATGGGCCTCGAGATCCTCGCGGTACGGATCGTCGCGCCGCAGTTCGGCAGCCACATCTACACCGTCGGCGGGATCCTGACGGTGTTGCTCGCCGCGCTGAGCCTCGGCTACTGGCAGGGCGGCAAACGGGCGTCGCTCGCGACGCTCCGCGAGATGTCCTGGCTCATGCTCGCGACGGCGGTGTACGTCGCGGTGGTGATCTACGCCAGCGACTTCCTGCTCGCGTACACGTCGACGCTGGCGATCCCACCCCGGTACGCCTCGCTACCGGCCGTCATCATCCTCTTCGGCCCGCCGACGTACCTGTTGGGGTTTATCAGCCCCTACGCCGCTGAGCTGTCCCGAAAACGCGGCATCGGCGAGGCCTCCGGCCACGTCTACGCGCTCGGCACGATCGGGAGCATCCTCGGCTCCGGCGCGACGACGTTCGTCCTCATCCCCTACCTGAGCATCGCCCAGATCGGACTGCTGTTCGGGATCGTGCTGGTCGCGACCGCGCTCGCGCTCGAGTTGCCCTCGCTCCCGCGGAATCCGACGATCGCGAGCGTCGTCGTCGTCCTGTTGCTCGTCACCGCCGCAGGCGGGGGTCCCGTCGACTTCGACCACCGCGGCGACGTCATCCACGAGAGCCAGACCCCCCACCAGCACCTCGAGGTCGTCGATGACGACGAGATCCGGACGATGTACCTGGACGGCGCTCGCCACAGCGCGATGGACCTCGAGGACCCCGACCGCCACGTCTTCGCCTACACGAAGTACTTCCACCTGCCGATGCTCACGGTTGATGACCACGAGGACGTCGACGACGTCCTCTTTATCGGCGGAGGCGGGTACACCGGGCCCCAGGACTTCGAGGAGCGGTACGACGTCGACGTCGACGTCGTCGAGATCGATCCCGAAGTCACCGAGGCCGCCGAGGAGTACTTCGGTCTCGAGCACGGCGAGGAGATGACCAGCTACGCCACGGACGGACGGCAGTTCCTCCAGAACGCCGACGAGGAGTACGACGTGATCGTCCTCGACGCCTACAAGCAAGACCAGGTGCCGTTTCATATGACGACCGCGGAGTTCATGGAGCTGACCGCCGACCGCTTGAGCGACGACGGCGTCTTGCTCGCGAACGTCGTCTCGGCGCCCAGCGGCTCGGCCTCGGAGTTCTACCGCGCGGAGTACGCGACGATGGAGGAGGCGTTCCCGGAGGTCTACAGCTTCCGCACGTCGGACGAGGACTCGGTCCAGAACATCCAGCTGGTCGCGACCACGGACAGCGAGACGCTCTCGCAGGGCGATCTCGAGCAACGAAACGAGGAGCGCGAGCTGGGGGTCGACCTGAGCGACGAGGTCGATCACTACATGGCCGACCCCGAGACCGACGACGTCCCCGTCCTGCGGGACGACCGGGCACCTGTCGACAGCCTGCTCGACCCGATGCTGGGCCAGCGCTACGTCATCGAGGAGACCGAGAGTTCGGAACCGACGACGGCGAACCCGGCTATTGCGCCGGTCTCCACGTAG
- a CDS encoding VOC family protein: MTNDPEITADRPDSPIRLAGTDHITLIGSNEDDTIEFYRDLLGMPLVLRQPNLDDPESTHLFFDTGDGRILTFFVNDDRQSNEQPLRHQVGSVHHLSFSVEPERFVETKGALEDAGRGYNEFDRGIFHSLYTRDHNGLTIELATDKFDVPDDRRGEVLATAQRLRVEDGADFAEERHLEAALEELGIDSEKYDLPDAPTGAGR, encoded by the coding sequence ATGACGAACGATCCTGAGATCACGGCCGACCGACCCGACAGCCCGATTCGCCTCGCCGGCACCGACCACATCACGCTTATCGGCAGCAACGAGGACGACACGATCGAGTTCTACCGGGACCTGCTGGGGATGCCGCTGGTGCTCAGACAGCCCAACCTCGACGACCCCGAGTCGACCCACCTCTTTTTCGACACGGGAGACGGGCGGATCCTCACCTTCTTCGTGAACGACGACCGCCAGTCGAACGAACAGCCGCTTCGCCACCAGGTCGGTTCGGTACACCACCTCTCCTTTTCCGTCGAGCCCGAGCGGTTCGTCGAGACCAAGGGGGCCCTCGAGGACGCAGGTCGAGGGTACAACGAGTTCGATCGGGGGATCTTCCACTCGCTGTACACCCGCGATCACAACGGGCTGACGATCGAGCTCGCGACCGACAAGTTCGACGTGCCCGACGACCGCCGCGGCGAGGTGCTGGCGACCGCCCAGCGGCTCCGGGTGGAGGACGGCGCCGACTTCGCCGAGGAGCGCCACCTCGAGGCGGCCCTCGAGGAGCTGGGCATCGACAGCGAGAAATACGACCTGCCCGACGCCCCGACGGGTGCCGGACGCTAG
- a CDS encoding CaiB/BaiF CoA transferase family protein, with translation MRLDGVRILDLSRLLPGPYATQLLADSGAEVVKVEDTDAGDYARAMEPLTDRDTGAIFEMVNRGKRSVALDLKSEDGRAAFYRLVEESDVVLESFRPGVVDRLGIDYETLLEHNEELIYCSLTGYGQNGPWADRAGHDLNYVSVAGLLDMTRESPDAKPQTPGYPIGDMAGGLFAAFAIVEAVLARELGNADGEYVDIALADVVASFSQAVAYQSLTGDPAEPRPSETPLTGALPWYDSYETADGRWLVLAALEPKFWRAFCEAVGREDLVDEHGTDDPDVRAALRAELEDVFRERTREEWETALADVDAAVTGVYAPAELAAHPQFRARGLVERSENAPPRIGFPARHRETSTETTESVPGHGEHTRRYLAEVGYDEAAIDRLLESDAVR, from the coding sequence ATGCGACTCGACGGCGTTCGAATCCTCGATCTCTCGCGGCTGTTGCCGGGCCCGTACGCGACCCAGCTGTTGGCGGACTCCGGGGCCGAAGTGGTGAAAGTCGAAGACACTGACGCGGGCGACTACGCGCGCGCGATGGAGCCGCTCACCGATCGGGACACCGGCGCGATCTTCGAGATGGTGAATCGGGGGAAGCGAAGCGTCGCGCTCGACCTCAAAAGCGAGGACGGCCGGGCGGCGTTCTACCGGCTCGTCGAGGAGAGCGACGTCGTCCTCGAGAGTTTTCGTCCGGGCGTCGTCGACCGACTGGGGATCGACTACGAGACGCTACTCGAGCACAACGAGGAGCTGATCTACTGTTCGCTCACAGGGTACGGCCAGAACGGTCCCTGGGCCGATCGCGCGGGCCACGACCTCAACTACGTCTCGGTCGCGGGACTGCTCGACATGACCCGCGAGTCGCCCGACGCGAAACCCCAGACGCCGGGCTACCCCATCGGCGACATGGCCGGCGGGCTGTTCGCGGCGTTCGCGATCGTCGAGGCCGTCCTCGCACGGGAACTCGGCAACGCGGACGGCGAGTACGTCGATATCGCGCTGGCCGACGTCGTCGCCTCCTTCTCCCAGGCGGTCGCCTACCAGTCGCTCACCGGCGACCCTGCCGAGCCCAGACCGAGCGAGACGCCGCTGACGGGTGCGCTACCGTGGTACGACAGCTACGAGACCGCCGACGGGCGGTGGCTGGTCCTGGCGGCCCTCGAGCCGAAGTTCTGGCGAGCGTTCTGCGAGGCCGTCGGTCGGGAGGACCTCGTCGACGAGCACGGAACGGACGATCCGGACGTGCGGGCGGCCCTGCGGGCCGAACTCGAGGACGTCTTCCGCGAGCGAACCCGCGAGGAGTGGGAGACGGCGCTGGCGGACGTCGACGCCGCCGTCACCGGAGTCTACGCGCCTGCGGAGCTGGCTGCGCACCCGCAGTTCCGGGCCCGCGGGCTCGTCGAACGTTCCGAGAACGCACCCCCGAGGATCGGGTTTCCGGCTCGGCACCGCGAGACGTCGACGGAGACGACCGAGTCCGTGCCCGGCCACGGCGAGCACACCCGTCGGTACCTCGCCGAGGTCGGGTACGACGAGGCGGCGATCGACCGACTGCTCGAGTCGGACGCGGTTCGCTGA
- a CDS encoding DUF6517 family protein, with protein MKRRQIIAGAGTVGLASLAGCLGTVGLDSHEATPAGIEPEIREDAGYERTAVDELRLEETVDVSVLSEEIVLVNALTEYEKTLDLGLLGEHQGAEFVAFSSPQVELLGRGLNPIGERSTAELVDLVVTNYGGIGDVDHKTDEDVTVLGQSTTLSTFTGEAELGGRTVDVDVLVTETVAAGDDLVATLGVYPTTFENEGEHVRSLIGGVLEELPD; from the coding sequence ATGAAGCGCCGACAGATCATCGCCGGAGCGGGGACGGTCGGGCTCGCGAGTCTCGCGGGCTGTCTCGGGACCGTCGGACTCGACAGCCACGAGGCGACGCCCGCCGGGATCGAGCCGGAGATTCGCGAGGACGCCGGCTACGAACGGACCGCCGTCGACGAGCTTCGCCTCGAGGAGACCGTCGACGTCTCGGTGCTGTCCGAGGAGATCGTGCTGGTCAACGCACTCACCGAGTACGAGAAGACGCTCGATCTGGGGCTGCTGGGCGAACACCAGGGTGCGGAGTTCGTCGCGTTCTCGAGCCCGCAGGTCGAGCTCCTCGGTCGGGGACTCAACCCGATCGGCGAGCGATCGACGGCCGAGCTCGTCGATCTGGTCGTCACGAACTACGGCGGGATCGGGGACGTCGACCACAAAACCGACGAGGACGTGACCGTCCTCGGGCAGTCGACGACGCTGTCGACGTTCACCGGCGAGGCGGAACTGGGCGGTCGGACCGTCGACGTCGACGTCCTCGTCACCGAGACCGTCGCGGCCGGCGACGATCTGGTCGCCACCCTCGGCGTCTATCCGACCACCTTCGAGAACGAGGGCGAACACGTCCGCTCGCTGATAGGCGGCGTCCTCGAGGAGCTGCCCGACTAA
- a CDS encoding thiolase family protein, which yields MQTAVVVDAVRTPFGKRGGSFRDTHPQDLAAAPLAALEERNGFDPETIEDVIYGCVTPVDEQGLNIGRIAPMVAGWGDAVPGVQLNRMCGSGQQAVNFAATNVMAGQHDVVVAGGVEHMTRVPLGSDGVDGVAGESAVTDTYFEHFDELTHQGEGAERIAENYGFTREELDELAVDSQRRWGEAWDDGRYDEQIVPVETELDGETNDSNGRAGDEASRETVVVERDEHPRPETDRETLAELPLSFREDGAGVHHPGNSSGIVDGASALLIASEDAADAHGWEPMARIRQTAVVGVDPVTMLTGPIPATERVLEQSAYELSDIDRFEVNEAFASVVAAWLEETGAPWERTNVNGGAIAHGHPLGATGAALLTKLVHELERTGEDVGLSTMCIGFGQGIATIVERL from the coding sequence ATGCAAACGGCAGTCGTCGTCGACGCGGTTCGGACTCCGTTCGGCAAGCGAGGCGGCTCGTTCAGGGACACCCACCCCCAGGATCTCGCGGCCGCGCCGCTTGCGGCCCTCGAGGAGCGCAACGGGTTCGACCCGGAGACGATCGAGGACGTAATCTACGGCTGCGTCACTCCCGTCGACGAGCAGGGGCTCAACATCGGCCGCATCGCGCCGATGGTCGCGGGCTGGGGCGACGCCGTTCCGGGCGTCCAGCTCAACCGGATGTGCGGCTCGGGTCAGCAGGCGGTCAACTTCGCCGCGACGAACGTGATGGCGGGCCAACACGACGTGGTGGTCGCCGGCGGCGTCGAGCACATGACCCGCGTGCCGCTGGGCTCGGACGGCGTCGACGGCGTCGCCGGGGAGAGCGCCGTCACCGACACCTACTTCGAGCACTTCGACGAGCTGACCCACCAGGGCGAGGGCGCCGAGCGGATCGCCGAGAACTACGGCTTTACGCGCGAGGAACTCGACGAGCTCGCGGTCGACTCCCAGCGCCGCTGGGGCGAGGCCTGGGACGACGGTCGGTACGACGAGCAGATCGTTCCCGTGGAAACCGAACTCGACGGGGAAACGAACGACTCGAACGGTCGAGCGGGGGACGAAGCGAGCCGCGAGACCGTCGTCGTCGAGCGGGACGAACACCCCCGTCCCGAGACCGATCGCGAGACGCTCGCCGAGCTCCCGCTGTCCTTTCGCGAGGACGGCGCGGGCGTCCACCACCCGGGCAACTCCTCGGGGATCGTCGACGGCGCGTCGGCCCTGCTGATCGCGAGCGAGGACGCCGCCGACGCTCACGGCTGGGAGCCGATGGCCCGAATTCGACAGACGGCGGTCGTCGGCGTCGACCCCGTGACGATGCTGACGGGACCGATCCCGGCGACCGAGCGCGTCCTCGAGCAGTCGGCCTACGAGCTCTCCGATATCGACCGCTTCGAGGTCAACGAGGCGTTCGCGTCGGTCGTCGCCGCCTGGCTCGAGGAGACGGGCGCCCCCTGGGAGCGAACCAACGTCAACGGCGGGGCGATCGCCCACGGCCACCCGCTGGGAGCGACTGGCGCGGCCCTGCTGACGAAGCTGGTCCACGAACTCGAGCGGACGGGCGAGGACGTCGGGCTCTCGACGATGTGTATCGGGTTCGGCCAGGGGATCGCGACGATCGTCGAGCGGCTGTAA
- a CDS encoding gamma carbonic anhydrase family protein has product MVDSRTYEFEGTSPSIDDEASVSGDAILVGDVEVAAEASVWPGVVLRGDVGPVRVGQGTHVGDNATLHAATLEERVMVGHGAVLNEAVVETGALVGFNATLNTDATVGAGSIVAAGTVIPDEYEIPPESFVRGVPAEVTPLAETGIDPEEIFEEFSSGAYTDLARRHGDLFE; this is encoded by the coding sequence ATGGTCGACAGCCGAACCTACGAGTTCGAGGGTACTAGCCCGTCGATCGACGACGAAGCCAGCGTGAGCGGGGACGCGATCCTCGTCGGCGACGTCGAAGTCGCGGCCGAAGCGAGCGTCTGGCCGGGGGTCGTCCTCCGGGGCGACGTCGGTCCCGTTCGGGTCGGGCAAGGGACCCACGTCGGCGACAACGCGACGCTGCACGCGGCGACCCTCGAGGAGCGGGTGATGGTCGGACACGGCGCCGTCCTCAACGAGGCGGTCGTCGAGACGGGCGCGCTGGTCGGATTCAACGCGACACTGAATACCGACGCGACGGTCGGGGCTGGCAGCATCGTCGCCGCGGGGACCGTGATCCCCGACGAGTACGAGATCCCACCGGAGTCGTTCGTCCGCGGCGTCCCCGCCGAGGTCACGCCGCTCGCGGAGACGGGGATCGACCCCGAGGAGATCTTCGAGGAGTTCTCCTCGGGAGCGTACACGGATCTGGCCCGACGTCACGGCGACCTGTTCGAGTAG